The sequence CAGCCAACGCAGGGCAGGTGCCCAAAACCATACGGAATAATGGATTCTCACCGAAAATACCATTGTTGATTGCGTTCCAATACTTATTTTTCATTTCTTCTTTGCCACCTCCCCAAACTTCTTTGGCGTTGTGAATTTCTCAATCAAAGGAGCAGCAATATTCATCAATAAAATGGAGAAGGAGGCGCCTTCGGGATAAGACCCCCAAAGACGGATCAGCATAGTGATCAGACCGCAGCCGAAGCCGTAAATCCAGCGTCCGCGCACCGTAGCGGGAGAAGATACATAATCTGTCGCCATAAAGATCGAACCCAACATCACACCGCCTGCCAGTAGATAAAATAAACCGGAATCAAAGCCATTCTCCCCAAAAATACTGCCGAAAAGAAAGACGGTTGCCAGATAGGCCAAGGGAATTCGGTAATCAATGACTTCTTTATAAATCAGAAAAATGCCGCCTAAAAGCAAGGCCAAAGCCGAGGTTTCACCAATACAGCCGCCGATATTGCCGATAAACATATTCCAATAAGTCGGCAGCGCTGCCGTAGCGGAAAGACCTGATTTCATGATGGCCAGCGGCGTTGCCGTGGCGAGACCGTCAAAAGGGGTCGTCCAGCTTGTCATGCTCGCCGGCCAGGCCGACAGCATCATGGCGCGTGCCGCCAGAGCGGGATTCATAAAATTATGTCCCAAACCGCCAAACGCCTGTTTGACGACCGCAATGGCAAAAGCGGCGCCAACCGGTCCGATCCAAAGAGGAGCCGCCACCGGGAGATTCAT is a genomic window of Negativicutes bacterium containing:
- a CDS encoding RnfABCDGE type electron transport complex subunit D, whose product is MEQTKLVIQSAPHIRSPLNTQKIMYYVIFALVPAAAAGVFFFGLRALVHLLLSILFAMLTEALVEKLVHKPITIRDGSAILTGLLLGMNLPVAAPLWIGPVGAAFAIAVVKQAFGGLGHNFMNPALAARAMMLSAWPASMTSWTTPFDGLATATPLAIMKSGLSATAALPTYWNMFIGNIGGCIGETSALALLLGGIFLIYKEVIDYRIPLAYLATVFLFGSIFGENGFDSGLFYLLAGGVMLGSIFMATDYVSSPATVRGRWIYGFGCGLITMLIRLWGSYPEGASFSILLMNIAAPLIEKFTTPKKFGEVAKKK